The following proteins come from a genomic window of Suricata suricatta isolate VVHF042 chromosome 5, meerkat_22Aug2017_6uvM2_HiC, whole genome shotgun sequence:
- the RPL22L1 gene encoding 60S ribosomal protein L22-like 1 isoform X2, protein MAPKDKKPKKSTWKFNLDLTHPVEDGIFDSGNFEQFLREKVKVNGKTGNLGNVVHIERFKNKITVVSEKQFSKRYLKYLTKKYLKKNNLRDWLRVVASDKETYELRYFQISQDEDGSDSED, encoded by the exons ATGGCGCCG AAAGACAAGAAGCCTAAGAAGTCAACATGGAAATTTAATTTGGACCTTACTCATCCAGTAGAAGATGGAATTTTTGATTCTGGAAATTTT gAACAGTTTCTACGGGAGAAGGTTAAAGTCAATGGAAAAACTGGAAATCTGGGGAATGTTGTTCACATTGAACGCTTCAAGAATAAAATCACAGTTGTTTCTGAGAAACAGTTCTCTAAAAG gtATTTGAAATATCTTACCAAGAAATACCTTAAGAAGAACAATCTTCGTGATTGGCTTCGTGTGGTTGCATCTGACAAGGAGACTTACGAACTTCGTTACTTCCAGATTAGTCAAGATGAGGACGGGTCTGACTCTGAAGACTAG
- the RPL22L1 gene encoding 60S ribosomal protein L22-like 1 isoform X1, with translation MAPQKDKKPKKSTWKFNLDLTHPVEDGIFDSGNFEQFLREKVKVNGKTGNLGNVVHIERFKNKITVVSEKQFSKRYLKYLTKKYLKKNNLRDWLRVVASDKETYELRYFQISQDEDGSDSED, from the exons ATGGCGCCG CAGAAAGACAAGAAGCCTAAGAAGTCAACATGGAAATTTAATTTGGACCTTACTCATCCAGTAGAAGATGGAATTTTTGATTCTGGAAATTTT gAACAGTTTCTACGGGAGAAGGTTAAAGTCAATGGAAAAACTGGAAATCTGGGGAATGTTGTTCACATTGAACGCTTCAAGAATAAAATCACAGTTGTTTCTGAGAAACAGTTCTCTAAAAG gtATTTGAAATATCTTACCAAGAAATACCTTAAGAAGAACAATCTTCGTGATTGGCTTCGTGTGGTTGCATCTGACAAGGAGACTTACGAACTTCGTTACTTCCAGATTAGTCAAGATGAGGACGGGTCTGACTCTGAAGACTAG